The genomic DNA TCCGCGCTCGGCGGCGTGCTCGGCGGCGCGCGGGGTGTGCTTATAGTGCTGCTGCTGGCGTTCGTCCTGCGGCTCGCGCTTCCCGCGATCTCAAACACGATCAGCCGTGAGACCATAGACAAAACGCTGGTTTTCAAATACGCTTACTCACTCGTCGACGGCGAGTAACGATAAATACACTCTGATAAAGGGGCGATACCATGAATATCCCGAACATACTGACCATCTGCAGATTCATACTGATTCCCTTCTTTTTCTGGGCATACAAAGCGGAGAACTTTCTGCTCGCGGCGATCCTCTTTTTCGTCGCCGGCGTGACCGACGTGCTCGACGGATGGATCGCGCGCAGGTTTAATATGACCACCGACCTCGGAAAGATAATCGATCCGCTCGCGGACAAGCTGATGCAGATGTGCGCGGTCGTGCTTCTCGCGTGGGAGTTCCCGCAGCTGCTCTGGCTGCTCGCGGTGCTCTGCGCCAAGGAGGTCCTGCAGATAATCGGCGGCTTCAAGCTGATAAAGGATAAGAAGGAAATAATGCCTTCAAAGTGGTACGGCAAGCTGAACACGGCGATAATCTTCATCTTTTTGAGCTTGCTTATCTGGCGCGGCTACGGGCTCGAAGGACACATCGACGACAGCGGTGTTTCGTTCGGATGGGGCATTCCGGAATGGATATGCTATATAGTCTTCGGCATCGTCGTAGTGCTGCTCGTGTACTCCTTCATCCGCTACTACATCGAGGGCTTCAAGGGCGCGTACAAGCGCGCCGAGATAAAGGCGGAGCGTCACGCCGAGAAGGCGGAGAAGCTCGCCGAGCGCGCCGAAAAGCACGCCGAGAAGGCGAAGGAGCACGCGGA from Clostridia bacterium includes the following:
- a CDS encoding CDP-alcohol phosphatidyltransferase family protein, translating into MNIPNILTICRFILIPFFFWAYKAENFLLAAILFFVAGVTDVLDGWIARRFNMTTDLGKIIDPLADKLMQMCAVVLLAWEFPQLLWLLAVLCAKEVLQIIGGFKLIKDKKEIMPSKWYGKLNTAIIFIFLSLLIWRGYGLEGHIDDSGVSFGWGIPEWICYIVFGIVVVLLVYSFIRYYIEGFKGAYKRAEIKAERHAEKAEKLAERAEKHAEKAKEHADIAVRNAEQAVEKANDRAERAAAKAGEAAKAARKDETADD